GTAGTCGGCAAAGGTCGTGCCCACCGGCGCATCGGCCGGCAGTTCGATGATGCCATCGTGTTCCTCGCCCAGGCCCAGCTCGCGCGTGGAACACATCATGCCGTTGGATTCGACACCACGGATGGCCGACTTGCGCAGTTCCATGCCGTTCGCGGGCACGACCGCGCCGGGCAGGCCGAGCACACCGACCAGCCCCGCGCGCGCATTGGGCGCGCCGCAGACCACCTGGAGCGGCGCGCCGTCTCCCACATCGACCGACAGCACCTGCAGCTTGTCCGCCTGGGGATGCTTTTCCGCCGTCAGCACGCGCGCGATGCGGAACGCGCCGAGCGCGGCGGAGGCATCCGCCACGCCTTCGATTTCAAGGCCCAGCGCGGTCAGCTTGCGCGCGATGGTATCGACGTTGGCCCCGGTATCGGTGCCAATATCGAGGTGGTCCTTCAGCCACGAGAGCGAGAACTTCATGCCTTCACCCCCACACCGCCGGAAAGCGTCGGCACGTCGAGCGCACCGAAACCATAATGTTGTAGCCAGCGCACATCGCCGTCGAAGAACGCGCGCAGATCGTCCATGCCGTATTTGAGCATGGCCAGCCGGTCGACGCCGGTGCCGAAGGCGAAGCCCTGCCATTGATCGGGATCGAGCCCGCCGAATTCGATGACGCGGCGGTTGACCATGCCGGAGCCCAGCACTTCCATCCAGCCGCCGTTCTCGACGTCACCGCCGCCGCCGACCACGCGCTTGCCGTTGACCACCGTGTAGCCCACGTCGACTTCCACCGACGGTTCGGTGAACGGGAAATAGCTCGGGCGCAGGCGCAGCACGATGTCGTCGCGCTCGAAGAACGCCTTGAGAAAGGTTTCCAGCGTCCACTTCAGGTGACCAAGGTGGATGCCCTTGTCGATCACCAGGCCTTCGATCTGGTGAAACATCGGCGTGTGCGTGGCATCGCTGTCACTGCGATAGACGCGGCCGGGCGCGATCACGCGCAGCGGCGCGCCCTGCTTCAGCATCGCGCGGATCTGCACCGGCGAGGTATGCGTGCGCAGCAACATGGCGCGCCCTTCCGCATCCTTGTCGGGGAAATAGAAGGTATCGTGCATCGCCCGCGCCGGATGCGTTTCGGGCATGTTGAGCGCGGTGAAGTTGTGCCAGTCGTCCTCGATCTCGGGGCCGGACGCCACGGCGAAGCCCATGTCGGCGAAAATTTCGGCCAGTTCGTCCATCACCTGGCTGACCGGATGGACCGACCCCTTCGGCGCTTCGGGCGCGGGAAGCGAAAGGTCCACCGTCTCGGCCGCCAGCCGGGCATCGAGCGCCGCCGCTTCGAGCGCGCCCTTGCGCGCGGCCAGCGCGGCGGTCACCGCCTCGCGCGCGGCGTGGATCTTCGGGCCTTCGCTCTGGCGCTGTTCCGGGGACATGCCGCCCAGCGTCTTGAGCAGGGCGCTGACCCAGCCCTGCTTGCCAAGCGCGGCTACGCGGATCGCCTCGACCGCTTCGGGCGTCGCGGCATCCGCGATCGCGCCCAGCGTTTCGGCCTGCTGTTGTTCAAGCTGTTCCATCGCCGGTGCCGCTAGCGCCAAACGGTGCGGAATCAAAGGGCGAAACGCAGCGCCCCCGTCGCATCAGTCCCCGGTCCGCGCCGGCAGGTGCAGCGCCTGCACGGCCGCGCCGGCCGCCTCGAAGCGCGCGCGCATCACGGCCGACAGCACCGGACGCGGATGCGCCACATAGGCGCGCGGCGTCATCCCCATGAACCGCCGGAAATCGCGAACGAACTGCGCCTGGTCATGATAGTGCCCGTCGATCGCGCCGATCCACTTGAGTTCGGGATCGAGCATGTATTGCGACAGGCTGCGCATGAAGCGCTGCCGCCGCAGCAGCAGGCGCGGGGCGAACCCGAAATAACGGCGGCAGATGCGCTCGATGGTGTACGAAGCCAGGCCCGTCGCCGCGGCCACGTCCGCCACGGAGCCCGTTTCCGGATCGACGATCGCGCCATGGATGGCTACGATCCGGTCTTCATCGGGCACCGGCATGTCCACGCGCGCCGCGAAAAAGGCGGTGATCCGTTCCAGCTCGCCCGCTTCGTCCGGACACGCGCCGAATACGCCTTCGATCAGCGGACCGAACTGGGCGAAGTCAGGCTCCGCGCAGGGATCGAAGATGCGATCGGCCCAGAGGTGCGCCGGCGCCCGTGCGAACTTGGCCCAGCCCAGCGGCAACAGGCCGATGCCCCATATGCGGCAGCGGCCGGCGGTGAAGCGGATGGTCGTGCTCGTCGGCCCGGTGCCGATCGCGGCGATGCCGGGCGGCCCCTTCGTTCCGGCGATTTCGGCTTCGGGCATCGCGCCCTGGAACAGCCGCAGGTTGGCCCATTCGGGATGCAGGTGATCCTGCACCCGTTGCCCTTCGGGAATGTCGATCTCGGTGAGGTAAAACGTCGTGAAATAGGGGCGCAGCGCCAGGGGCGGCTGATGGAATCGAACCTTTACGCGGCAATCCGCTGGCAATCGCGCGACCCTTCGGAATCGTTGCTGAGTAGCAATCCGTTACAAATCGCCATAATCGTTTGTTGCGCGCTGCAAAAGCCTCCAGATCGGCGATATCGTCACGCAGGTTAGCAGAAGTGGGGGTAGTTTCTGATTTTCCAGCAAAAAGGGCATTGGTCCGGATCGGACCAATGCCCTTTGATGCGGTTCGCGGTGCGAACGGCTCAGGCGGCGGGAAGCGCTGCCTTGGCCTGCGCGATCACGGCGTTGAACACGCCGCCCTCGTTCATCGCCAGATCGGCCATCGCCTTGCGATCGAGTTCGATCCCGGCGAGCTTCACACCGTGGATGAACTGCGAATAGGTGAGGCCTTCGGCGCGGACCGCGGCGTTGATGCGCTGGATCCACAGGGCGCGGAACGTGCGCTTCTTAACCTTGCGGTCGCGATAGGCGTACTGGCCGGCCTTTTCGACGGCCTGACGGGCGACGCGGATCGTGTTCTTGCGGCGGCCGCGGTAACCCTTGGCCTGGTCCAGAATCCGCTTGTGCTTGGCACGGGTGGTAACACCACGCTTGATACGGCTCATAAGTCAGCGCTCCTCAGTTCAGCCCGTAGGGCGCCCACTTCTTGATCACCTTCGCGTCGGCGTCGGAAATCACTTCCGTGCCGCGGTTCTGGCGGATGTACTTGGCGTTGTGGCTGATCAGGCGGTGGCGCTTGCCGGCAACGCCGTGCTTCACCTTGCCGGAAGCGGTGATCTTGAACCGCTTCTTCACGCCGCTCTTGGTCTTGAGCTTGGGCATTTTCGTCTCCTAGATTCGACGCGCCAGATTCGCCGTGGCAGCCCTTTCAGCCAGGCGAATCCCGAATGGTGTGTCGGTTGAAGGTGGCGCCCATAGTCAGGTCCGCCCGGAAAGGCAAGCGGGCGCTGGCTTTGATGCCGCTCCTACCCCTTCCAGGCGATCCTGTTTAGCGCCCGCCCACGTCCGCCAGATCGAACGGCGTGGTCTGGTAGGTCTCGTTGATCCAGTTGCCGTAGAGCAGGTGCCCGTGGCCACGCCAGGTGTTGGCGGGCGCGGCCTGCGGATCGTCGCCGGGGAAATAGTGCTGCGGCAGATACCCGCCCTCGTCCCGCGCATATTCGCCGGCCAGCGTCAGCGTATCGTATTCCAGGTGGTTCAGCATGTGCAGCGCGCGATGGGCGGGATCGTCGATCAGGCACAGCCCGGTCTCGGCGCTGTCGGCCAGCACGCGCAGTCCGCGCCCTTCGGGCAGGTCGGCGGCGCGCACCTCGCTCCAGCGCGAGACGGGCACGTCGAACACGTCGGGCAGCCCGCGCATCCACGGGCTGGCCGGCGCGCGGTTGTCGTGCCGGAACACGCCCGAGGCCTTGGACGCCAGCGCGTGCTTGGGCACGCCGTGGAAATGGTGCAGCGCCGCCATCGCCCCCCAGCACACGTTGAGCGTGCGGTGGACGTTGACCTGCGACCAGTCGAAGATGCGCCGCAATTCGTCCCAGTAGGTCACTTCCTCGAACGGGATCTGCTCCACCGGCGCGCCGGTCACGATCAGCCCGTCGAAGCGTTCCTCCCGCACATCCGCCCAGGGGCGATAGAATTCGGCGATGTGCCCGGCGGAGGTGTTCTTGCTGACGTGGTCGGAAATGCGCAGCAGTTCCAGTTCCACCTGCAGCGGCGTGGCCCCCAGCACCCGCGCGATCTGGGTTTCGGTGGTGATCTTGTCGGGCATCAGGTTCAGCAGCGCGATGCGCAGCGGGCGGATATCCTGCCGCGCGGCTTCGGTTTCGCCCATCACGATCACGCCTTCGGATTCCAGCGTGCGGCGGGCGGGCAGGTTGTCGGCAATCCGGATCGGCACTGTCTTGGCGTCTTTCTTCTCGTCCCGTGGGGAAAGACGCCGCGCGTGTCCGTGTCCGTTTGGTTGCCGGATCGGCCACATCCTCCTTGCGGAGCGCCACCTTGCCCGGATCGGCAGGTTGGCGTCGGGGCGCCTACCCCAACTCTTGATGCGGTGCCGGCTTTATCCCGGAACGCGGCGCTTGGCAATCGGGGAAGCACACCCCGTCAACGGCCCTTGCTATTGAGACTGCCTCGCATTAATAAAGACACATTCGGTCGAGAGAATCGGGTGTCCTGATGTACGTCTGCATCTGCAATGCCATTCGCGAGAAAGACCTGCGCTGCGCCGCGCGGAGCCATTCCGGCGATGCCGAAACACTCTACGGCCGGCTGGGCTGCCAACCCCAGTGCCGCCAGTGCCTGGACGATGCCGAGGACGTGGTGGCGGACGAACGCGCCTGCGCCCTGGCGTAAACTACCGGCGCCTGACCAAACTCGCCTGATCGCGCTTCCTGCAACCGCCTGTCATTACCGCCACCCCGGCGCGAATCGTTCGCGCTTGGCCGATCGCCCCAGGCCGCATAGGCTGCTGCCCACCCCGGACGTTTGAAGGAGCCGCGCCATGAAGGGCGACGCCAAGGTCATCGAATTTCTCAACAAGGCGCTGTTCAACGAACTGACCGCCATCAACCAGTACTGGCTGCATTACCGCCTGCTCGACAACTGGGGCATCAAGAAGCTCGCCCACTTCGAACGGCACGAATCCATCGACGAGATGAAGCACGCCGACCAGCTGGCCGACCGCATCCTGTTTCTCGATGGCCTGCCCAATTTCCAGGCGCTGGGCCGGCTGCGCGTGGGCGAATCCGTGGAGGAAATCCTCAAGGCCGATCTCGCGCTGGAAATGGAGGCGATCCCGCTGCTCAAGGACGCGATCGCCCATTGCGAAAGCGTGCGCGATTACGTCAGCCGCGATCTGTTCCAGCACATCCTCGAAAGCGAGGAGGAGCATGTCGACACGCTGGAAAAGCAGTTCGACATGATCGCGCGCATGGGCCTGCAGAACTACATCCAGCTCAACAGCGAAGCGCCCGAAGACTGAGGCCACACCTGCGTCCTTGCGAGCGCAGCGAAGCAAACCAGAGCGGCACGCGGAGCCCTGGATTGCTTCGCTGCGCTCGCAATGACGAGACAAGATAACTGTCAGCAAGAAAGGGCGGTGCGGAAGGACCGCCCGGCCAGACGCCAAGGCATCTGGCCGGAGCTTTTCAGTCCTGCGGTTGCTCCTGACCGGCTCATGCCCGCGAAAGGCGGACGCACCGCCAGCCCCGGAACATGCCCCGTGCCGAACAGGTCGACCGGACAACACCATTGCGGATTGTATCACAAATCGCTCCGGAAAACAGCGTGTTTCGGTGTGTTGGCGGGCTTGGGGCCGGGTGGCCGGGCCTTGGCACTGACCGCTGGCGGGCGGGAGAGGGCCGGCAACCGGATATTAACTGTCGGCGTCGAACGAAAACCGGAACTTGCCCGTGCGGGCGGGAATGGGTGCTAGACGCAGGTTGGGGACGCCCATTGGCGGCAAAGCGCGCCTAAGCGTGCCGGAAAGGCCGGACTATATCCGTTTCGGTGCATTTCGGCGCACGAACAATCTTGCCCGAAACGCTGCGATTCGCAGCGAAGCGAATCTATTCAAAGGTCACGTTAGCAATGATTTAGGAGGCGGGGTTAGCGTGAGTACGCAGACATCCTGATAGTCTTGGCCTCTCACAAGCCCGTCACTATCATCCGGGAATGTCCGACCCGAAGCGTCATCACTACTTGCCCGAATTCTACCAAAAGGCTTGGATGGGCAACGACAACAAGGTCACTGTCTACCGGCGACGCCACGCAGGGAAGCTCGACATCCAGCGCAAAGCCCGGAAGTCAGTTGGTTGGGAGAGTGAACTCTACTCCGATCTAAGCGAAGCAGACCCCGAACTACGTCAACGGGTCGAAAGCGGCTTTTTGAAGCGGGTCGATGGCCTCGCCTATGAAGCACTGGCGGAGATGCTGAGGACGGCAGCACCTCCCATTGACCAGCAGAGGGCGAGCGCATGGGCGAGGTTCCTTATGTCGCTGCTGCACCGCCATCCCGCTAGGATGGCACTACTCCGCCGGGCCGTCGAACTCAACATGGAGGAAACCTTAGAAAGGGTCCGCCAACAATATCCGTCCCTTAAAGGAGAGAACGACCCGGAGAGTTTCGATGAGTACATCGTGGCTTCGCGCGGACGACTTCAGGAGAATGTGCTGGCACTACTCTTACCCCGCATCGTCGACTCACAAAAAGTCGGCAATGCGCTTCTCGAAATGACTTGGGGTGTGGGAGCAGCCCGGGGGACCAGATTCCGCTTCCTGACAAGTGACCGTCCATTGATGACGAGCAACGGCCTCGGCCACCGCGAGAGTTTTCTCGTGCTGCCGATCTCACCGGAGTTTTACTTCATCGCAGCCCGACGCAGGGAGACGATTGAGGCTTTCCGGCTCTTGAAGCCGAACGCCTTTATTGCCGGCGTTAACCACGCCGTCTGTCTCCAAGCCGAGGAGTTCGTCATCAGCCACGACGAAACGCAAACAACGTTCGTCGACAACCGACTGGGCGGATCCCCCTTTCATCCGGTTGTCCGTGACAGTCAGGGATCGATTTTTTGGGACAATCCGTACAGGTTTGACCCGTGGATCGCCTGACGGGAGTCCGGTCGGCAATTAGAAGATTGGGATGTGCACGCTCGTAAACATAGGCCAGCTACGCCGGCTGTAAGCGCCCGGAAGCCCCCCTAGCCCAACACCCGCGTTCGACACCTCGATCCCTTCGCTAGCCCGGACGGCTTCGGTCTCAACACCCCTCACAACCCAATCGCCCTCCCCACCCCAACCGCCTCGCGAAACGCCGCATCATGGCTCACCAGCAGCAGCGCGCCGTCGTAGCCGCGCAAGGCCTGTTCGATCACTTCGATGGATTCGATGTCCAGATGGTTGGTCGGCTCGTCGAGCAGCAGCAGTTGCGGCACGTGCGCGCCGGATAGCACGCAGGCGAGGCCGGCGCGCAGGCATTCGCCGCCGCTGAGATCGCGCACCGGCCGGTCGCCCTCCACGTTGCGGAAGGCGAAGCGGGCGAGCGCGGCGCGGGCGGCGTTTTCGTCCAGCTCCGGGTTGCGCCGGCGCATGTTGTCCACCAGCGTCGCCCCGCGATCGAGCAGGCTGACCGTCTGGTCCAGCAGGGCGAGCGGCACCGGGCGTTCGATGCGGCCCGCCGTGGGCGCGGCGAGGCCGGCGGCGAGGCGCAGCACCGTGGTCTTGCCCGCGCCGTTGCGCCCGGTCAGCGCCACGCGCTCCGGCCCGTGCAGCGCGAAGGACAGGCCCTCGACCACCGCGCGTTCCCCGGCGCGCCAGTTCACCGCGTGAAAGGCCAGCGCCAGCCGGTGCGGGGGCAGGCCGCAGGGCGGCAGCGCGATGGCGAGCGGGGTGGTCACCTCCACCTGCGCCCGCGCCGCGTCGAGCGCCGCCACCCGCGCCGCGATCCGCTGTTCGCCCAGCGCCTGGCCGCGCCCGCCGCTGTTCTCGGCGCGTTCGCGCTGGCGGCCCAGCAGGATTTTCGGCGCGCTGCCGCTGGCGGCGTGGGCCTGCCCCGCCCGATCACGCCGCGCCTGCCGTTCGCGCGCGGCCTGCGCCTCGCGCTGCGCCGCGCGCGCGTGCCGCTGCGCCTCCTCCACATCGGACAGCGCCCGCGCCCGCGCCGCGTCGCGCTCCGCCACCCACGACGACCAGCCGCCGCCGTGGACCGTGACCGCGGCGGGCGACAGCGCGACGATGCGGTCCACGCCCTCCAGCAGCGCGCGATCGTGGCTGACGAGCAGCACGCCGCCGCGCCATTGCGCGAGCAGGCCGGCAATCGCCGCGCGGCCCGCGTCATCCAGGTTGTTGGTCGGCTCGTCCAGCAGCAGCAGGTCCGGCGGATCGATCAGCAGGCGGGCGATGGCGATCCGCGTCCGCTCCCCGCCGCTGAAGCTGGCCAGCGGGCGGGCGAGATCGAGCGGCGGCAGGCCCGCCCCGGCCAGCGCGCCTTCCAGCCGGTGCGGCAGCGTCCAGTCGGCCTCGGCGAAATCGCGTTCGGTGCCCAGGCCGGCCTCGATCCGGTCCAGCCGGGCCAGCGCGGCGGCGACGCCGAGTGCTTCGGCGGCGGTTTCCCCGCCCGGCTCCACCACTTGCTCGAGCATCCCGGCCGTGCCGTGGACGGCGATCGTGCCGGCCTGCGGCGCGATCTGGCCCAGCACCGCGCGCAGCAGCGTGGACTTGCCCGCGCCGTTGCGACCGACCACGGCCACGCATTCGCGCCCCAGGTTCAGCGAAAGGCCGGAAAACAGCGACCGGCCGGACGGCGTGGCCAGTGCCACGGAATCGAGCGTGAGGAAGGAAGACATGACGGCACCGGAATTGACGAAGGGACGGGCGGTTTCAGCGCGTCTTCCGGTCCATTTCATGCTCCTGCGGGTTGTGCGGCCCAAGCCGCGATTTCAGAGTGTTACCAGATTGGCGCGGCGGCCGCAAACGGACATCGGAAGGCCCACCCCGCTGCGGCTAACGCCGCCTGCGGCGGCGCAAGCCTCGCTCCCCTCCCGCAAGCGGGAGGGGCTACCCCTTCTTCTCCCCTCCCGCTGGCGGGAGGGGCTGGGGGTGGGCCTTCGCGCCCCTCTGCCCGCGTTTGCAAACAGCACGATGGCACCCGCCCGCCGGATGCGGTATCGGCAGGCAACGTGCAAAAACAAAACACGGGAGAGTGGGCATGAAACGGTGGCTTGGAGGCTTCCTGGCGGGCGGCGCGGTGCTGGCGCTGGCGGCGTGCGGGATGGGCGGCGTGGGCGGCGGAGCCGGCAGCGCGGGCAGATCGCTCGACGATGCCGAAAAGGCCAGCGAGGCGCTGCTCAAGACCGGCGGCAACGGCGATAACTGGGCCGGCATCGGCTATGGCTATGACGAGCAGCGCTACAGCCCGCTGGCCGACATCAACGACCGCAACGTGGGCGAACTCGGCATCGCGTGGTACGCCGATCTGGACGACGCGCGCGGGCAGGAAGCGACGCCGGTGATCGTGGACGGCGTGCTCTATGTCAGCCATGCCTGGTCGAAGGTGGACGCGTGGGACGCCGCGAGCGGAAAGAAGCTGTGGTCGTTCGATCCGAAAGTGTCCGGCGAACGCGCCGTCAGCGCCTGTTGCGACGTGGTCAACCGCGGCGTGGCGGTGTGGGGCGGCAAGGTCTTCGTCGGCACGCTGGACGGCCGCCTGATCGCGCTGGACCGCAAGACCGGCCAGCAGCTATGGTCGACCCAGACCTTCGACACCACCAAGCCCTATACCATCACCGGCGCGCCGCGCGTGGTGAAGGACATGGTGCTGATCGGCAACGGCGGCGCGGAGTTCGGCGTGCGCGGCTATGTCACCGCCTATGACGCCGATACCGGCAAGCAGCGCTGGCGCTTCTACACCGCGCCCAACCCGGACAAGGCGAAGGACGGCGCCGTCTCGGACGATATCTTCGCCACCAAGGCCAACGCCACCTGGTCCGACAAGGGCGAATGGAAGACCTCCGGCGGCGGCGGCACAGTGTGGGACGCGATCGTCTATGACAAGGATCTCGACCAGATCTATCTCGGCGTGGGCAACGGCAATCCGTGGAACCACGGGCTGCGCTCGAACGGCGAAGGCGACAACTGGTTCCTCTCCTCGGTCGTCGCGCTCGATGCCACCACCGGCCGCTACAAGTGGCACTATCAGGAAACCCCGGCGGAAAGCTGGGACTACACCGCCACCCAGCCGATCATCCTGGCCGAGCAGGCGGTGAACGGGAAGCCGACCAAGGTGCTGTACCATGCGCCGAAGAACGGCTTCTTCTTCACGATCGACCGCACCACCGGCAAGCTGATCGATGCCAAGCCCTATGTCGACGGGATCAACTGGGCGAGCGGGTACGACCTTGCCACCGGCCGCCCGATCGAGAAGCCGGAAGCGCGCTTCTACAGGACCGGCAAGCCGTTCATCGCCATCCCCGGCGCGCTGGGCGCGCACAACTGGCACCCGATGAGCTACAACCCGGCGACCGGCCTCGTCTATATCCCCGCGCAGCAGATCCCGCAGGGCTATCTGCAGGACATGGACGAGCTGGACCGGCGCAAGGTGCTGGGCTTCAACATCGGCACCTCGCTCGACAAGACGATGCTGCCCGATGACAAGGCCGCGTTCAAGGCCGCCATCGCCGCCACCACCGGCCGCCTCGTCGCCTTCGATCCGCGCACCGGCAAGGTGGCGTGGGGCGTGGACTATCCCGCCGCGTGGAACGGCGGCACGATGACGACCGCCGGCAACCTCGTGTTCCAGGGCACCAGCACCGGCCGCTTCCGCGCCTATGCCGCCGATAGCGGCCGGCAGTTGCTCGATCTCGACATGCAATCGGGCATCGTCAGCGCCCCGGCCACGTTCCGCGTCGGCGGGGTGCAGTACATCGCTTTCCAGACCGGCAAGGGCGGCGCCTTCCCGCTCGTCGCCGGGGTGGCGGG
The Novosphingobium sp. EMRT-2 genome window above contains:
- a CDS encoding bacterioferritin-associated ferredoxin; its protein translation is MYVCICNAIREKDLRCAARSHSGDAETLYGRLGCQPQCRQCLDDAEDVVADERACALA
- the rpmI gene encoding 50S ribosomal protein L35; protein product: MPKLKTKSGVKKRFKITASGKVKHGVAGKRHRLISHNAKYIRQNRGTEVISDADAKVIKKWAPYGLN
- a CDS encoding DUF4238 domain-containing protein; the encoded protein is MSDPKRHHYLPEFYQKAWMGNDNKVTVYRRRHAGKLDIQRKARKSVGWESELYSDLSEADPELRQRVESGFLKRVDGLAYEALAEMLRTAAPPIDQQRASAWARFLMSLLHRHPARMALLRRAVELNMEETLERVRQQYPSLKGENDPESFDEYIVASRGRLQENVLALLLPRIVDSQKVGNALLEMTWGVGAARGTRFRFLTSDRPLMTSNGLGHRESFLVLPISPEFYFIAARRRETIEAFRLLKPNAFIAGVNHAVCLQAEEFVISHDETQTTFVDNRLGGSPFHPVVRDSQGSIFWDNPYRFDPWIA
- a CDS encoding AraC family transcriptional regulator, which produces MPADCRVKVRFHQPPLALRPYFTTFYLTEIDIPEGQRVQDHLHPEWANLRLFQGAMPEAEIAGTKGPPGIAAIGTGPTSTTIRFTAGRCRIWGIGLLPLGWAKFARAPAHLWADRIFDPCAEPDFAQFGPLIEGVFGACPDEAGELERITAFFAARVDMPVPDEDRIVAIHGAIVDPETGSVADVAAATGLASYTIERICRRYFGFAPRLLLRRQRFMRSLSQYMLDPELKWIGAIDGHYHDQAQFVRDFRRFMGMTPRAYVAHPRPVLSAVMRARFEAAGAAVQALHLPARTGD
- a CDS encoding PQQ-dependent dehydrogenase, methanol/ethanol family; this translates as MKRWLGGFLAGGAVLALAACGMGGVGGGAGSAGRSLDDAEKASEALLKTGGNGDNWAGIGYGYDEQRYSPLADINDRNVGELGIAWYADLDDARGQEATPVIVDGVLYVSHAWSKVDAWDAASGKKLWSFDPKVSGERAVSACCDVVNRGVAVWGGKVFVGTLDGRLIALDRKTGQQLWSTQTFDTTKPYTITGAPRVVKDMVLIGNGGAEFGVRGYVTAYDADTGKQRWRFYTAPNPDKAKDGAVSDDIFATKANATWSDKGEWKTSGGGGTVWDAIVYDKDLDQIYLGVGNGNPWNHGLRSNGEGDNWFLSSVVALDATTGRYKWHYQETPAESWDYTATQPIILAEQAVNGKPTKVLYHAPKNGFFFTIDRTTGKLIDAKPYVDGINWASGYDLATGRPIEKPEARFYRTGKPFIAIPGALGAHNWHPMSYNPATGLVYIPAQQIPQGYLQDMDELDRRKVLGFNIGTSLDKTMLPDDKAAFKAAIAATTGRLVAFDPRTGKVAWGVDYPAAWNGGTMTTAGNLVFQGTSTGRFRAYAADSGRQLLDLDMQSGIVSAPATFRVGGVQYIAFQTGKGGAFPLVAGVAGGVTRKLPNLPRLVVLKIGGTVKLPAPPATTTLAWNPPPQFGTPAQVASGKAHFGRYCQVCHGDSAIGNGFTPDLRVSALLANADAWKSVIADGALKDRGMVSFGRVLTPADIEAIRAYVIDRSIWTKANLADVAPPVGR
- the pheS gene encoding phenylalanine--tRNA ligase subunit alpha, with the protein product MEQLEQQQAETLGAIADAATPEAVEAIRVAALGKQGWVSALLKTLGGMSPEQRQSEGPKIHAAREAVTAALAARKGALEAAALDARLAAETVDLSLPAPEAPKGSVHPVSQVMDELAEIFADMGFAVASGPEIEDDWHNFTALNMPETHPARAMHDTFYFPDKDAEGRAMLLRTHTSPVQIRAMLKQGAPLRVIAPGRVYRSDSDATHTPMFHQIEGLVIDKGIHLGHLKWTLETFLKAFFERDDIVLRLRPSYFPFTEPSVEVDVGYTVVNGKRVVGGGGDVENGGWMEVLGSGMVNRRVIEFGGLDPDQWQGFAFGTGVDRLAMLKYGMDDLRAFFDGDVRWLQHYGFGALDVPTLSGGVGVKA
- the metA gene encoding homoserine O-succinyltransferase — protein: MPIRIADNLPARRTLESEGVIVMGETEAARQDIRPLRIALLNLMPDKITTETQIARVLGATPLQVELELLRISDHVSKNTSAGHIAEFYRPWADVREERFDGLIVTGAPVEQIPFEEVTYWDELRRIFDWSQVNVHRTLNVCWGAMAALHHFHGVPKHALASKASGVFRHDNRAPASPWMRGLPDVFDVPVSRWSEVRAADLPEGRGLRVLADSAETGLCLIDDPAHRALHMLNHLEYDTLTLAGEYARDEGGYLPQHYFPGDDPQAAPANTWRGHGHLLYGNWINETYQTTPFDLADVGGR
- the rplT gene encoding 50S ribosomal protein L20, with the protein product MSRIKRGVTTRAKHKRILDQAKGYRGRRKNTIRVARQAVEKAGQYAYRDRKVKKRTFRALWIQRINAAVRAEGLTYSQFIHGVKLAGIELDRKAMADLAMNEGGVFNAVIAQAKAALPAA
- the bfr gene encoding bacterioferritin; translation: MKGDAKVIEFLNKALFNELTAINQYWLHYRLLDNWGIKKLAHFERHESIDEMKHADQLADRILFLDGLPNFQALGRLRVGESVEEILKADLALEMEAIPLLKDAIAHCESVRDYVSRDLFQHILESEEEHVDTLEKQFDMIARMGLQNYIQLNSEAPED
- a CDS encoding ATP-binding cassette domain-containing protein, which translates into the protein MSSFLTLDSVALATPSGRSLFSGLSLNLGRECVAVVGRNGAGKSTLLRAVLGQIAPQAGTIAVHGTAGMLEQVVEPGGETAAEALGVAAALARLDRIEAGLGTERDFAEADWTLPHRLEGALAGAGLPPLDLARPLASFSGGERTRIAIARLLIDPPDLLLLDEPTNNLDDAGRAAIAGLLAQWRGGVLLVSHDRALLEGVDRIVALSPAAVTVHGGGWSSWVAERDAARARALSDVEEAQRHARAAQREAQAARERQARRDRAGQAHAASGSAPKILLGRQRERAENSGGRGQALGEQRIAARVAALDAARAQVEVTTPLAIALPPCGLPPHRLALAFHAVNWRAGERAVVEGLSFALHGPERVALTGRNGAGKTTVLRLAAGLAAPTAGRIERPVPLALLDQTVSLLDRGATLVDNMRRRNPELDENAARAALARFAFRNVEGDRPVRDLSGGECLRAGLACVLSGAHVPQLLLLDEPTNHLDIESIEVIEQALRGYDGALLLVSHDAAFREAVGVGRAIGL